One part of the Vitis riparia cultivar Riparia Gloire de Montpellier isolate 1030 chromosome 6, EGFV_Vit.rip_1.0, whole genome shotgun sequence genome encodes these proteins:
- the LOC117916867 gene encoding phototropin-1 isoform X2, giving the protein MEASDDSAKSPSLIPPLPRDSRGSLEVFNPSTYSTRPTNQAFRPQPTWKSWAEPRGTPEREGSPELSSKSGRSADEITSWMALKEPSPAPPLPLAQKSVSPAFNVQDDTRQKPTRKTQLSGEVDNAAQRAAEWGLMLKTDTETGKPQGVAVRTSGGDEPNYKTGTSRRNSGNSVRSSGEMSDEGGAGKDRAYPRVSEDLKDALSTFQQTFVVSDATKPDYPILYASAGFFKMTGYTSKEVIGRNCRFLQGSGTDPEDVAKIREALHAGNSYCGRLLNYKKDGTPFWNLLTISPIKDENGNVLKFIGMQVEVSKHTEGSKEKTTRPNGLPESLIRYDARQKDMATNSVSELVQAVKKPRSLSESSDRPFMRKSEDGEQERPEAPGRRNSESVAPPRRNSQSGRRASMQRISELPEKKPRKSSRLSFMRIMRKSQAHTEQFDTEVLVDDTSDSEDDERPDSIDNKTRQREMRRGIDLATTLERIEKNFVITDPRLPDNPIIFASDSFLELTEYSREEILGRNCRFLQGPETDPATVRKIREAIDNQTDVTVQLINYTKSGKKFWNLFHLQPMRDQKGEVQYFIGVQLDGSEHVEPLHNCIPESTAKESAKLVKETAENVDDAVRELPDANLKPEDLWSNHSKVVLPKPHRKESSAWKAIQKILEDGEQIGLKHFRPVKPLGSGDTGSVHLVELCGTGEYFAMKAMDKNVMLNRNKVHRACAEREILDMLDHPFLPALYASFQTKTHICLITDYCPGGELFLLLDRQPTKVLKEDSVRFYAAEVVVALEYLHCQGVIYRDLKPENVLLQSSGHVALTDFDLSCLTSCKPQVYCARCSF; this is encoded by the exons ATGGAAGCTTCGGATGATTCAGCGAAGTCGCCTTCACTCATTCCACCATTGCCCAGAGACTCGCGGGGCTCACTCGAAGTGTTCAACCCTTCTACCTACTCTACCAGACCCACCAACCAGGCGTTTCGGCCACAACCCACCTGGAAAAGCTGGGCAGAGCCGCGTGGGACTCCTGAACGAGAGGGTTCTCCCGAGCTATCCTCGAAGTCAGGCCGCTCCGCCGACGAGATCACCTCATGGATGGCACTCAAGGAGCCTTCCCCGGCACCTCCGTTGCCCCTCGCCCAGAAGTCCGTATCCCCCGCGTTCAACGTCCAGGACGACACCCGCCAGAAACCGACGCGGAAGACCCAGCTGTCCGGCGAAGTGGACAATGCCGCGCAGCGGGCGGCGGAGTGGGGACTGATGCTGAAGACTGACACCGAGACTGGGAAGCCACAGGGGGTCGCAGTGAGGACCTCCGGCGGCGACGAGCCCAACTACAAAACCGGGACCTCCAGGAGGAACTCCGGAAACTCAGTGCGGAGCTCAGGAGAGATGTCGGACGAGGGCGGTGCTGGGAAGGACAGAGCGTATCCGAGAGTTTCAGAGGACTTGAAGGATGCATTGTCAACCTTCCAACAGACGTTCGTGGTGTCGGATGCAACCAAACCCGATTATCCGATCTTGTACGCGAGTGCCGGTTTCTTCAAGATGACGGGTTACACCTCCAAAGAGGTGATAGGGAGGAACTG TCGGTTTCTACAAGGGTCTGGCACAGACCCAGAAGATGTGGCAAAGATTAGGGAGGCGTTGCATGCGGGAAACAGTTACTGTGGAAGGCTGCTTAATTACAAGAAGGATGGCACACCCTTTTGGAACCTTCTTACCATTTCCCCcatcaaggatgaaaatggAAACGTCCTCAAATTTATTGG AATGCAAGTAGAGGTGAGCAAGCATACAGAGGGGTCCAAAGAAAAGACGACTCGCCCCAATGGGCTGCCAGAATCATTGATTCGTTATGATG CTCGTCAGAAAGATATGGCTACCAATTCAGTATCTGAACTTGTGCAAGCAGTGAAGAAACCCCGGTCACTCAGTGAATCATCAGATCGCCCCTTCATGAGAAAATCAGAAGATGGTGAACAGGAGAGACCAGAAGCTCCTGGAAGGCGAAACTCAGAGAGTGTGGCTCCACCAAGACGGAATTCACAAAGTGGTCGTAGAGCCTCCATGCAAAGAATCAGTGAGTTGCCTGAAAAGAAGCCGAGAAAATCTAGTCGCCTTTCTTTCATGAG GATTATGAGGAAAAGTCAAGCCCACACTGAACAATTTGATACTGAAGTTCTTGTGGATGACACCTCCGATAGTGAAGATGATGAGAGGCCTGACAGCattgataacaaaacaagacaAAGGGAAATGAGAAGAGGTATTGATCTGGCCACCACGCTTGAACGTATAGAGAAGAACTTTGTCATCACTGATCCCAGACTGCCTGATAATCCCATT ATATTCGCATCTGATAGCTTCTTGGAACTAACAGAATACAGTCGTGAAGAAATTTTGGGAAGAAATTGCAG GTTCCTCCAAGGCCCTGAGACAGATCCTGCGACAGTGAGGAAAATCAGAGAGGCAATTGACAACCAAACAGATGTTACTGTGCAGCTAATTAACTACACAAAAAGCG GGAAGAAGTTCTGGAACCTGTTCCATCTGCAGCCTATGCGTGATCAGAAG GGAGAAGTACAATATTTTATTGGGGTACAACTAGATGGAAGTGAACATGTGGAACCTCTTCACAACTGCATTCCAGAATCTACTGCAAAAGAGAGTGCAAAACTG GTGAAAGAAACTGCAGAAAATGTTGATGATGCTGTGAGAGAACTTCCAGATGCCAATTTG AAACCAGAGGATTTGTGGAGTAATCATTCAAAGGTTGTTCTTCCCAAGCCTCATAGGAAGGAAAGCTCCGCATGGAAAGCTATCCAAAAG ATTCTAGAAGATGGAGAACAGATAGGCCTGAAACACTTTAGGCCAGTAAAACCGTTGGGATCTGGTGACACTGGCAG TGTGCATCTGGTGGAATTATGTGGAACTGGTGAATACTTTGCCATGAAAGCTATGGATAAAAATGTCATGCTCAACCGCAACAAG GTGCATAGAGCTTGTGCTGAAAGAGAAATTCTTGACATGTTGGATCACCCTTTTCTTCCCGCATTATATGCTTCATTTCAG ACTAAAACACATATATGTCTGATTACCGATTACTGCCCTGGTGGAGAGCTCTTCCTGCTTTTGGACAGGCAACCCACAAAAGTCCTGAAGGAAGATTCTGTGAG